One genomic segment of Tripterygium wilfordii isolate XIE 37 chromosome 9, ASM1340144v1, whole genome shotgun sequence includes these proteins:
- the LOC120005095 gene encoding probable ADP-ribosylation factor GTPase-activating protein AGD14 isoform X2, with protein MVNRIKEEEKIERTIRGLLKLPENRRCINCDSLGPQYVCTTFNTFICTNCSGIHREFTHRVKSVSMARFNAEEVSALQAGGNKRAREIYFKEWNSQLNSYPDGSNLYRLRDFIENVYVHRKYTGERIAENLSDKSTEKLVRLRLGDKEGFNESRKVNAYRSPSYEDRHEWNGRSGTGGRSEDRSFRHYYDERRSPQYAPGSSRSGGFKRSPARFEVVDDRFRDDGFGSRRQSDRRRFSNSESRVDNKSPQRQNSMDQFTSVTVRPVKDILGENSQPLPAGESSKEKNRKDTEDCDQNQNITSSGKPGSVDGNHLEIKAQNSESLIDFNSEPEPSNAAASQTQQGHCNSSSSEFSVQEEARQVPMTNTLESLLFELSVPSFPPVGKAPEIPSSNNAPSTALGCYIPEGNVSAAAPAEQMPRLFHSGGASRTPSTTNEATQPPLSALVGHISDSTLFDNFTDSGTAITTNLPVQPSKDVPLQAEPDFISASTIKVPDAQQLSRMQQNQPSASPLANSSSAVREAAMPAESINNQPQTPSNVPKGQLYCDASAEQSFSRIPVPTQETSSGVESKTIQAEVKSTGRKELPADLFTAIYSAAPAPYQGWQTYQPRVVGYNMQHYPNSMHVPAYPNTAKSANPFDTNSEATGLQSPPTTRSWWWSSFWLI; from the exons ATGGTGAACCGGatcaaggaagaagagaaaattgaaaGGACCATTCGTGGTCTTTTGAAACTTCCAGAGAATCGAAGATGCATTAATTGCGACAGCCtg GGACCACAATATGTCTGCACAACTTTCAATACATTTATTTGCACAAACTGTAGTGGGATACA TCGGGAATTCACGCATCGAGTCAAATCAGTGTCAATGGCTAGATTTAATGCAGAAGAAGTCAGTGCTCTTCAAGCTGGGGGGAATAAG CGAGCACGGGAAATTTATTTCAAGGAATGGAATTCTCAGCTTAATTCTTACCCTGATGGAAG TAATCTCTATAGACTTCGGGATTTTATCGAgaatgtatatgtacatagaaAGTACACTGGTGAGAGGATTGCTGAAAATCTATCCGACAAGAGTACTGAAAAGCTTGTAAGGCTGAGACTG GGTGACAAAGAGGGTTTTAATGAAAGTAGAAAGGTAAATGCATATAGAAGTCCAAGTTATGAGGATAGACATGAATGGAATGGAAGGTCTGGTACTGGTGGAAGAAGTGAGGACAGAAGTTTTAGACATTATTACGATGAAAGAAGAAGCCCTCAATATGCCCCAGGTAGTTCAAGAAGTGGAGGTTTTAAGAGAAGTCCTGCACGCTTTGAGGTTGTTGATGACAGGTTTAGAGATGATGGATTTGGAAGTAGAAGACAATCAGACCGCCGAAGATTTTCAAATAGTGAATCTAGGGTTGACAACAAGTCACCTCAACGTCAGAATAGCATGGATCAGTTCACTTCAGTCACAGTACGTCCTGTGAAAGACATTTTGGGAGAGAACAGTCAACCTCTTCCTGCAGGAGAAAGTTCTAAAGAAAAGAACAGGAAGGACACTGAGGATTGTGATCAAAATCAG AACATTACATCTTCTGGTAAACCTGGGTCTGTTGATGGGAATCATCTGGAAATTAAAGCCCAAAATTCAGAAAGCTTGATCGATTTTAATTCTGAACCTGAGCCCTCAAATGCTGCGGCGTCACAAACACAGCAGGGACATTGCAATTCATCTTCATCTGAATTCTCTGTGCAAGAGGAGGCTCGTCAGGTCCCAATGACAAATACTTTGGAATCCTTACTGTTTGAATTATCGGTTCCCTCATTTCCGCCTGTTGGTAAAGCTCCTGAAATACCAAGTAGCAATAATGCTCCATCAACTGCATTGGGATGCTACATCCCTGAAGGCAACGTTTCAGCAGCTGCACCAGCGGAGCAAATGCCAAGATTGTTCCATAGTGGTGGTGCTTCAAGAACTCCATCAACTACCAATGAGGCAACACAACCTCCATTGTCTGCACTTGTAGGGCACATATCTGATTCAACCTTATTTGATAACTTTACTGATTCAGGAACTGCTATAACTACCAACTTGCCTGTGCAACCATCAAAGGATGTTCCTTTACAAGCTGAACCTGATTTTATCAGTGCATCAACTATCAAAGTTCCTGATGCACAGCAGCTATCCCGCATGCAGCAAAATCAACCTTCTGCATCCCCTCTTGCCAATAGTAGCTCTGCTGTACGAGAGGCAGCTATGCCAGCAGAATCTATAAATAACCAG CCACAGACGCCATCAAATGTACCTAAGGGTCAACTATACTGTGATGCATCTGCTGAACAATCATTTTCCAGAATTCCTGTGCCAACCCAAGAAACCAGTTCTGGAGTTGAATCCAAGACCATTCAAGCAGAAGTAAAGTCTACTGGAAGAAAGGAACTGCCAGCG GACCTTTTTACTGCAATTTATTCAGCCGCCCCTGCTCCATATCAAGGCTGGCAAACTTACCAACCTCGTGTAGTAGGATACAATATGCAACACTATCCTAACTCAATG
- the LOC120005094 gene encoding uncharacterized protein LOC120005094 encodes MENRIGSSYGTEIPKKPRSLDLKSLYKSKDTKNAQDKSVKQKGIVNHGSDGRKSNKRKKSNGSKSLDEVYSGSVSLGPCESKNSNLGSTKKLKNYSSRISFSLEDRIARIPKRKRDFVGRSKFESSGQPFKLFGQSGNNSGLVDHAQNVNGDDLVDQAEKVSGDDLGNAVESTKVNKIKGYDDFKEDRNIESSSAQNLKKEDGRLDHSFINNGDSSLKKSRKIRRKREVLDLHTKSAAKEAEPIVGTSTNKLQDDEEENLEENAARMLSSRFNPSCTRFSLNSRVSISPPSNGLSFLLSSRQDLVRHGAKYFSGSESASGDTTGRILRPRKEDKENSHSRKRRHYYEIFSRDLDAHWVLKRRIKVFWPLDQSWYYGLVNDYDEERKLHHVKYDDREEEWISLQNERFKLLLLPGEVPSTEERKRSALEGEHADDGTSRLKPSKDKEKRDLAAEDDDYIGGCMDTEPIISWLARSTRRVKSLPSYALKKQKTTGGLSSTSVADEAVGTRLDGGTLNGQKIGLSNGFLLPDRLVNISDTPCCSRDRKFPIVYFRRRFHKMNNVLCHASANSVSGALESVSTPSTVDECKAFGDEMSVRRLDPDDSLLSIENVLSFKLTIPSIECKQLRFEFDFPVLSVMNHSFGAENVWLFRALLLLQYGTVMATWPRVHLETVVLDNVIGLRFLLFEGCLGQALAFVFEVLNMFHQPDKPGKYVDLQLPVTSVRFKFSCIQGLRKHLVFAFYNFSEVKNSTWAFLDCELKRHCLLTRQLPLSECTYDNIKALQDGNQLLSCSTCKDSASFEGSRRRSSNAMKLIGISRESASVNANRCSVLDKKHRFFPPFALCFNATPTFFLSLHLKLLMEHSMTPISFQDHDSDDCSTLEDCFNKCLESPLENILRAPLIEHFCSGCLSGTKSVLGIADLSASSQTKLSSEYHQNNGLDVAGSMSSDNPEQVGNDAIPLEKWQNNSSVKEQYDLSSGPSVDRNKSDNGSHSLLNGITIEIPSFNQFEKHVEQESGCAQQFSDLSWHEKGIVITSANLTAPRSNWHRHRSSSSFGYIAHGWLDGKPDLFRGNFGNGPKKPRTQVSYTLPFGSFEYGSKNKSFPQKGLAHKRIRKASEKRSSDGARALQRNLELLSCDANLLITLGDQGWRECGAQVVLELFDHSEWKLAIKASGATKYSYKAHQFMQPGSTNRFTHAMMWKGGKDWILEFPDRSQWSRFKEMHEECYNRNIRAASVKNIPIPGVRLIEEHDDNGTEVIFFRSLKYYRQVETDIEMALNRSRVLYDMDGDDEQWILKYQISSGTENSGLWKISEEMFEKIMDVFEKAAYVEQCDQFTSDEVEGLMAGVGPMGAIKSIYEHWRQKRQRKEMPLIRHLQPPLWERYQDRVREWELATSKANPTLTNGCMDKIIPIEKPSMFAFCLKPRGLEVPNKGSKHRSQRRISLAGQSNTILDHDGLHSYGQRLNGFYLRDAKFMYSGLNYESLGELPLPQTAPRVFSPRDPNSTGYFSMGRDGIDKVHNPKLQKSKSRKFGMYASPSDSQIMASFGPRGTGKRNGVHPLNLGLSDWPTQQPYHPDLPLRQGLEQLDGSELDEFRLRDASGAAQHARNVAKLKREKARRVHYRADMAIQKAVVALMTAEAIKASSENLNDDGWSD; translated from the exons ATGGAAAATAGAATAGGAAGCTCTTATGGTACGGAAATTCCTAAGAAACCAAGATCATTGGATCTTAAGAGTCTGTACAAATCTAAGGACACAAAGAATGCTCAGGATAAGAGTGTAAAACAGAAGGGCATTGTAAATCATGGTAGTGATGGCAGGAAGAGCAACAAGAGGAAGAAGAGTAATGGCAGCAAGAGTTTGGATGAAGTGTACAGTGGTAGTGTGAGTTTGGGGCCCTGCGAGTCCAAGAACTCAAACTTGGGGTCAACtaagaaactaaaaaattaTAGTAGCAGGATTTCATTTAGTTTGGAAGATAGGATTGCAAGAATCCCAAAGCGTAAACGCGACTTTGTGGGGAGAAGCAAATTTGAGAGCAGTGGTCAACCTTTCAAACTGTTTGGGCAGTCTGGTAATAATTCGGGCCTTGTTGATCATGCACAGAATGTTAATGGTGATGATTTAGTTGATCAGGCAGAGAAGGTTAGCGGTGATGATTTAGGGAATGCTGTTGAATCCACAAAGGTTAATAAGATTAAGGGTTATGATGATTTTAAAGAAGATAGAAATATTGAATCAAGTTCAGCTCAGAATTTGAAGAAGGAAGATGGACGGCTGGATCATTCATTTATAAACAATGGTGATTCATCattgaagaaatcaaggaaGATCCGTAGGAAAAGGGAGGTTCTGGACCTGCATACTAAAAGTGCTGCAAAGGAGGCTGAGCCGATTGTTGGGACTAGTACTAATAAGTTGCAAGATGATGAAGAGGAGAACCTTGAAGAGAATGCAGCAAGGATGCTTTCATCGCGGTTCAATCCAAGTTGCACCAGGTTTTCTTTGAACAGCAGAGTATCTATTTCTCCGCCATCTAATGGATTATCATTTTTGTTATCTTCTCGTCAGGATTTGGTTAGGCATGGAGCCAAGTATTTTTCTGGTTCTGAGTCTGCATCTGGTGATACTACTGGCAGGATATTGAGGCCAAGGAAGGAGGACAAAGAGAATAGTCACTCAAGGAAGAGGCGccattattatgaaattttCTCTCGGGACTTGGATGCACATTGGGTATTGAAACGGAGAATCAAGGTATTTTGGCCTCTGGACCAGAGTTGGTATTATGGCCTTGTGAATGATTATGATGAAGAAAGAAAGCTTCATCATGTTAAATATGATGATCGTGAAGAGGAGTGGATTAGCCTTCAAAATGAGAGATTTAAACTTTTGTTACTTCCTGGAGAAGTTCCTTCCACGGAGGAGAGGAAAAGATCTGCATTAGAAGGTGAGCATGCTGATGATGGGACGTCACGGTTGAAGCCCAGCAAagataaagaaaagagagactTGGCTGCTGAAGATGATGATTATATAGGTGGCTGTATGGATACGGAGCCCATAATCTCCTGGTTGGCTCGATCTACTCGTCGGGTCAAATCTTTACCTTCTTATGCCTTGAAGAAACAGAAGACTACTGGTGGTCTATCTTCAACATCTGTGGCTGATGAAGCTGTGGGTACACGTCTAGATGGAGGTACCTTGAATGGACAGAAAATTGGTTTATCTAATGGATTTTTGTTGCCAGACAGGTTAGTGAATATCTCAGATACCCCTTGTTGCTCCAGAGACAGAAAATTTCCTATTGTTTACTTTAGAAGGCGATTTCACAAAATGAACAATGTGCTGTGCCATGCTTCAGCCAATAGTGTTTCTGGAGCACTTGAATCTGTTTCTACTCCTTCCACTGTTGATGAGTGCAAGGCTTTTGGAGATGAGATGTCTGTCCGAAGATTGGATCCTGATGATTCTTTGTTGTCCATCGAGAATGTATTGTCTTTTAAATTAACCATTCCATCCATAGAATGCAAACAGTTGAGGTTTGAGTTTGATTTCCCTGTGCTTTCAGTCATGAACCACTCGTTTGGGGCAGAAAATGTTTGGTTGTTTCGCGCTTTATTGCTGCTACAGTATGGCACAGTCATGGCTACGTGGCCAAGGGTTCATTTAGAGACTGTTGTTCTTGATAATGTGATCGGGTTGAGGTTTCTCTTGTTTGAAGGTTGCTTGGGGCAGGCTCTTGCATTTGTTTTCGAGGTCTTAAATATGTTTCATCAACCTGACAAACCAGGGAAGTATGTTGATCTGCAGTTACCTGTTACTTCTGTCAGGTTCAAATTTTCTTGCATTCAGGGGCTTAGAAAGCATCTTGTGTTTGCATTTTACAACTTCTCTGAAGTGAAGAATTCAACGTGGGCGTTTCTTGACTGCGAGCTTAAAAGGCACTGCTTGCTAACTAGGCAACTTCCTTTGTCAGAGTGCACTTATGATAACATTAAGGCACTACAAGATGGAAATCAATTACTCAGTTGTTCTACTTGCAAGGATTCTGCATCATTTGAG GGATCAAGGAGGAGGTCGAGTAATGCTATGAAACTAATTGGTATCTCTCGAGAATCCGCTTCTGTGAATGCCAACCGCTGTTCTGTTTTGGACAAGAAGCATAGATTCTTTCCTCCATTTGCACTTTGTTTCAATGCTACACCGACTTTCTTTCTTAGTTTGCATTTAAAGCTGCTTATGGAACACAGCATGACTCCTATCAGCTTTCAGGACCATGATTCAGACGACTGCTCTACTTTGGAGGACTGCTTCAACAAATGTTTAGAGAGTCCCCTTGAGAATATATTGAGGGCTCCATTAATTGAGCATTTTTGTAGTGGATGTTTGTCTGGTACAAAATCAGTTTTGGGTATTGCCGATCTCTCTGCTTCCAGTCAAACAAAGTTGTCTTCAGAGTACCATCAGAATAATGGTCTAGATGTTGCTGGCTCTATGAGCTCTGACAATCCTGAGCAAGTTGGCAATGATGCTATTCCATTGGAGAAGTGGCAAAACAATAGCTCGGTGAAGGAACAGTATGATTTATCATCAGGTCCATCAGTTGATAGAAATAAGTCGGATAATGGATCTCATTCCCTTCTGAATGGTATCACAATTGAAATTCCCTCATTTAATCAGTTTGAAAAGCATGTTGAGCAGGAATCCGGTTGTGCTCAACAGTTCAGTGATTTATCGTGGCATGAGAAAGGTATTGTTATCACCAGCGCAAACCTGACTGCTCCCAGAAGTAACTGGCATCGGCACCGAAGTAGTTCATCATTTGGATACATTGCACATGGATGGTTGGATGGAAAGCCTGACCTTTTCCGTGGAAATTTTGGTAATGGACCGAAGAAGCCACGAACTCAGGTTTCATACACACTGCCTTTTGGAAGTTTTGAATATGGATCAAAGAATAAAAGCTTTCCCCAGAAAGGGCTTGCTCACAAACGAATTAGAAAGGCTAGTGAAAAGAGGTCATCAGATGGTGCTAGAGCATTGCAAAGGAATTTGGAGTTGTTATCCTGTGATGCAAATTTGTTAATCACTCTTGGAGATCAAGGGTGGAGAGAATGTGGGGCGCAAGTGGTACTGGAGCTTTTTGATCATAGTGAATGGAAGCTTGCAATTAAAGCTTCAGGGGCTACAAAGTATTCATACAAGGCGCATCAATTTATGCAGCCTGGTTCCACAAACCGATTCACTCATGCTATGATGTGGAAAGGCGGAAAGGATTGGATTCTGGAGTTCCCTGATAGGAGCCAATGGAGCCGTTTCAAAGAGATGCATGAAGAATGCTATAATCGGAACATTCGTGCTGCTTCAGTTAAAAATATTCCTATACCTGGTGTTCGCTTGATAGAGGAGCATGACGATAATGGAACAGAAGTCATCTTTTTTCGGAGTTTGAAGTATTATCGACAGGTTGAAACAGATATTGAGATGGCTTTGAATCGGTCACGTGTCTTATATGACATGGATGGTGATGATGAGCAGTGGATATTGAAATATCAAATTTCTTCAGGAACTGAAAACAGCGGCTTGTGGAAGATATCTGAAGAAATGTTTGAGAAGATAATGGACGTGTTTGAAAAGGCTGCATATGTGGAGCAGTGCGATCAGTTCACATCCGATGAAGTAGAAGGTCTCATGGCTGGAGTTGGGCCCATGGGAGCAATCAAAAGCATTTATGAGCATTGGCGGCAGAAGAGGCAGAGGAAAGAAATGCCTTTAATCCGGCATCTTCAG CCGCCACTATGGGAAAGATATCAAGACCGAGTGAGAGAGTGGGAGCTAGCAACATCCAAAGCCAATCCAACACTCACAAATGGATGCATGGACAAAATTATTCCTATTGAGAAGCCATCCATGTTTGCTTTCTGTTTGAAACCTCGGGGCTTGGAAGTCCCAAATAAGGGTTCAAAACATAGGTCACAGAGGAGAATTTCTCTCGCTGGGCAAAGCAATACCATTCTAGATCATGATGGTTTGCATTCTTATG GACAAAGATTAAATGGTTTTTATCTTAGGGATGCAAAATTTATGTACAGTGGCCTTAACTATGAATCTTTGGGCGAATTGCCCTTGCCTCAGACGGCCCCGAGGGTATTCTCACCGCGAGATCCAAATAGTACGGGATATTTTTCAATGGGAAGAGATGGAATTGATAAGGTTCACAACCCGAAACTTCAAAAGAGTAAGTCAAGGAAATTCGGAATGTATGCATCTCCTAGTGACTCACAGATCATGGCTTCATTCGGTCCGAGAGGTACGGGCAAGAGAAATGGAGTTCATCCTTTGAATTTGGGTTTGTCTGATTGGCCAACGCAACAACCTTACCACCCTGACTTACCTCTGAGGCAGGGACTTGAACAGTTGGATGGTTCAGAACTTGATGAATTCAGGCTGCGTGATGCATCTGGTGCAGCTCAGCATGCACGTAATGTGGCTAAACTCAAGAGAGAAAAGGCTCGGAGAGTGCATTACAGAGCAGATATGGCAATTCAGAAGGCTGTTGTTGCTCTTATGACTGCTGAGGCAATCAAAGCTTCTTCTGAAAACTTAAATGATGATGGATGGAGTGACTAA
- the LOC120005099 gene encoding polyadenylate-binding protein-interacting protein 5 isoform X1: MLIFFPSKCDLLSELRMKPGASTLNPYAASYIPLSKRNAGDNTEVPGLTSRGANAQNSYHGKASHHSHVCVNEKLSLPEVSTLKSHPALSSHIPNEMRDKQMVDMEFDVDMEYLRMLFPGVSDQSLSDVYLHSGGDMDATMDMLNHLECYSVESSENLPDTLDIGDVVDSGSSAGCSSSKLKNAVDEASVSSSGPSDL; encoded by the exons atgctgattttttttccttctaaatg TGATTTGCTTTCTGAGTTAAGAATGAAGCCAGGAGCGTCTACTTTGAATCCATATGCAGCATCATATATACCACTATCAAAAAGAAATGCAGGTGATAATACTGAAGTTCCTGGATTGACCTCAAGGGGTGCTAATGCCCAGAACAGTTATCATGGCAAAGCATCTCATCACTCTCATGTCTGTGTCAATGAGAAGCTATCTTTGCCCGAAGTTTCTACACTGAAGAGCCACCCTGCTCTATCATCACATATTCCAAATGAGATGAGAGATAAGCAGATGGTGGATATGGAATTTGACGTGGACATGGAATATCTTCGGATGTTGTTCCCTGGTGTATCCGATCAATCCCTCTCTGATGTATATTTGCATAGTGGCGGTGATATGGATGCCACTATGGACATGCTAAACCATCTTGAG TGTTACTCTGTTGAGTCTTCTGAAAATCTTCCAGACACTTTGGACATTGGTGATGTTGTGGATTCTGGCTCTTCAGCTGGGTGTTCATCTTCAAAATTGAAGAATGCTGTGGATGAAGCCAGCGTGTCGTCATCCGGTCCTTCCGACTTGTAA
- the LOC120005099 gene encoding polyadenylate-binding protein-interacting protein 5 isoform X2: MKPGASTLNPYAASYIPLSKRNAGDNTEVPGLTSRGANAQNSYHGKASHHSHVCVNEKLSLPEVSTLKSHPALSSHIPNEMRDKQMVDMEFDVDMEYLRMLFPGVSDQSLSDVYLHSGGDMDATMDMLNHLECYSVESSENLPDTLDIGDVVDSGSSAGCSSSKLKNAVDEASVSSSGPSDL, from the exons ATGAAGCCAGGAGCGTCTACTTTGAATCCATATGCAGCATCATATATACCACTATCAAAAAGAAATGCAGGTGATAATACTGAAGTTCCTGGATTGACCTCAAGGGGTGCTAATGCCCAGAACAGTTATCATGGCAAAGCATCTCATCACTCTCATGTCTGTGTCAATGAGAAGCTATCTTTGCCCGAAGTTTCTACACTGAAGAGCCACCCTGCTCTATCATCACATATTCCAAATGAGATGAGAGATAAGCAGATGGTGGATATGGAATTTGACGTGGACATGGAATATCTTCGGATGTTGTTCCCTGGTGTATCCGATCAATCCCTCTCTGATGTATATTTGCATAGTGGCGGTGATATGGATGCCACTATGGACATGCTAAACCATCTTGAG TGTTACTCTGTTGAGTCTTCTGAAAATCTTCCAGACACTTTGGACATTGGTGATGTTGTGGATTCTGGCTCTTCAGCTGGGTGTTCATCTTCAAAATTGAAGAATGCTGTGGATGAAGCCAGCGTGTCGTCATCCGGTCCTTCCGACTTGTAA
- the LOC120005096 gene encoding E3 ubiquitin-protein ligase At1g63170-like isoform X2 codes for MDVSSLEIHSENRTDSYPLLMDRAENLDNSEHIVIDIPRTADSSLLTTSQDRTSNVLDTSQHEDRPSSSGRTPIHQPLTSSSNNSNSRNPAFIRRGETRRRRSPLNSGLWISVELALTVSQIVAAVVVLSFSRHEHPRAPLFEWIIGYASGCVATLPLLYWRYRHRNLVSGQDSAQPRQSSPHMNVPAGPFSLSVTRTSEGEDHRSAVTSARGGQDSGVLNARLKVLVEYFKMALDCFFAVWFVVGNVWIFGGHSSASEAPNLYRLCIVFLTISCIGYAMPFILCATICCCLPCIISILGFREDLGQTRGATPESIDALPTYKFKVKKNRHADDRDGSTSAGDGGVVAAGTDKERLISGEDAVCCICLAKYANNDELRELPCSHFFHKECVDKWLKINALCPLCKNEVMDGYMIV; via the exons ATGGATGTTTCCTCCTTGGAAATACATTCTGAAAATCGAACAGATTCCTATCCCTTATTGATGGACCGGGCAGAGAACCTTGATAACAGTGAGCATATTGTTATTGACATACCAAGGACTGCTGATAGCTCACTGTTGACCACTTCTCAGGATAGGACTTCTAATGTCTTGGATACATCACAGCATGAAGACAGACCTTCAAGTAGTGGAAGGACACCCATTCATCAGCCACTAACATCTTCGTCTAATAATTCAAACTCAAGAAACCCCGCATTCATCAGGAGAGGGGAAACTCGTCGTCGTAGGAGTCCGTTGAATTCTGGGTTATGGATTTCTGTTGAACTAGCTCTTACGGTGAGCCAGATTGTTGCAGCTGTTgttgttttgtctttttcaaGGCATGAGCACCCACGGGCGCCATTATTTGAATGGATTATTGGTTATGCATCCGGATGTGTTGCTACCCTCCCTCTCCTTTATTGGCGTTATCGTCACCGTAATCTGGTTTCAGGGCAAGACTCAGCACAACCTCGTCAAAGTTCCCCACATATGAATGTTCCTGCTGGACCCTTTTCCCTTTCAGTGACAAGGACTTCAGAGGGGGAAGATCATCGGAGTGCTGTTACATCCGCTAGAGGTGGTCAAGATTCTGGGGTGCTGAATGCAAG ACTCAAGGTGCTGGTGGAATACTTTAAAATGGCTCTGGATTGCTTCTTTGCAGTTTGGTTTGTAGTTGGCAATGTCTGGATTTTTGGAGGGCATTCATCCGCCTCCGAGGCTCCAAACTTGTACAG gtTATGTATAGTGTTTCTTACTATTAGCTGTATTGGGTATGCCATGCCTTTCATCCTATGTGCCACAATCTGTTGCTGCCTTCCATGCATAATTTCCATTCTTGGGTTTAGAGAGGATCTGGGACAGACCAGAGGTGCCACACCAGAATCAATAGATGCTTTACCTACATACAAGTTTAAGGTGAAGAAAAATAGACATGCTGATGATAGAGATGGCAGCACAAGTGCTGGTGACGGTGGGGTTGTGGCAGCAGGAACAGATAAAGAGCGCTTAATTTCTGGAGAAGATGCG GTTTGTTGCATTTGTTTGGCAAAATATGCAAACAACGATGAGCTGAGAGAGTTGCCGTGCTCACATTTTTTCCACAAGGAATGCGTGGATAAGTGGCTGAAGATCAACGCCTTGTGCCCACTCTGCAAGAATGAG gtgaTGGATGGATATATGATTGTATAA
- the LOC120005096 gene encoding E3 ubiquitin-protein ligase At1g63170-like isoform X1: MDVSSLEIHSENRTDSYPLLMDRAENLDNSEHIVIDIPRTADSSLLTTSQDRTSNVLDTSQHEDRPSSSGRTPIHQPLTSSSNNSNSRNPAFIRRGETRRRRSPLNSGLWISVELALTVSQIVAAVVVLSFSRHEHPRAPLFEWIIGYASGCVATLPLLYWRYRHRNLVSGQDSAQPRQSSPHMNVPAGPFSLSVTRTSEGEDHRSAVTSARGGQDSGVLNARLKVLVEYFKMALDCFFAVWFVVGNVWIFGGHSSASEAPNLYRLCIVFLTISCIGYAMPFILCATICCCLPCIISILGFREDLGQTRGATPESIDALPTYKFKVKKNRHADDRDGSTSAGDGGVVAAGTDKERLISGEDAVCCICLAKYANNDELRELPCSHFFHKECVDKWLKINALCPLCKNEVGESILCSYGSGSSHRRVENRVGNGLAGTMF; the protein is encoded by the exons ATGGATGTTTCCTCCTTGGAAATACATTCTGAAAATCGAACAGATTCCTATCCCTTATTGATGGACCGGGCAGAGAACCTTGATAACAGTGAGCATATTGTTATTGACATACCAAGGACTGCTGATAGCTCACTGTTGACCACTTCTCAGGATAGGACTTCTAATGTCTTGGATACATCACAGCATGAAGACAGACCTTCAAGTAGTGGAAGGACACCCATTCATCAGCCACTAACATCTTCGTCTAATAATTCAAACTCAAGAAACCCCGCATTCATCAGGAGAGGGGAAACTCGTCGTCGTAGGAGTCCGTTGAATTCTGGGTTATGGATTTCTGTTGAACTAGCTCTTACGGTGAGCCAGATTGTTGCAGCTGTTgttgttttgtctttttcaaGGCATGAGCACCCACGGGCGCCATTATTTGAATGGATTATTGGTTATGCATCCGGATGTGTTGCTACCCTCCCTCTCCTTTATTGGCGTTATCGTCACCGTAATCTGGTTTCAGGGCAAGACTCAGCACAACCTCGTCAAAGTTCCCCACATATGAATGTTCCTGCTGGACCCTTTTCCCTTTCAGTGACAAGGACTTCAGAGGGGGAAGATCATCGGAGTGCTGTTACATCCGCTAGAGGTGGTCAAGATTCTGGGGTGCTGAATGCAAG ACTCAAGGTGCTGGTGGAATACTTTAAAATGGCTCTGGATTGCTTCTTTGCAGTTTGGTTTGTAGTTGGCAATGTCTGGATTTTTGGAGGGCATTCATCCGCCTCCGAGGCTCCAAACTTGTACAG gtTATGTATAGTGTTTCTTACTATTAGCTGTATTGGGTATGCCATGCCTTTCATCCTATGTGCCACAATCTGTTGCTGCCTTCCATGCATAATTTCCATTCTTGGGTTTAGAGAGGATCTGGGACAGACCAGAGGTGCCACACCAGAATCAATAGATGCTTTACCTACATACAAGTTTAAGGTGAAGAAAAATAGACATGCTGATGATAGAGATGGCAGCACAAGTGCTGGTGACGGTGGGGTTGTGGCAGCAGGAACAGATAAAGAGCGCTTAATTTCTGGAGAAGATGCG GTTTGTTGCATTTGTTTGGCAAAATATGCAAACAACGATGAGCTGAGAGAGTTGCCGTGCTCACATTTTTTCCACAAGGAATGCGTGGATAAGTGGCTGAAGATCAACGCCTTGTGCCCACTCTGCAAGAATGAGGTTGGTGAGAGCATTTTGTGTTCGTATGGGTCTGGCTCCAGCCACAGACGTGTTGAGAATAGAGTGGGCAATGGGTTGGCCGGCACcatgttttaa